From a region of the Coprococcus comes ATCC 27758 genome:
- a CDS encoding ABC transporter ATP-binding protein has protein sequence MKTVIRLDKVSKSYTLGEKKITALKEFSFEVKSGEFVAVMGRSGSGKSTFLKIAGTLEKPDTGAVFLNGIQINGLSQKKICKIRQKKIGFIFQQYQLLPEYTIWDNVCMPLYIAHTVPDKAYIRQLLEKVGLWDRNGDYPDQLSGGEQQRVAIARAMAAKPGVILADEPTGNLDYQTGQEIMKLICASRELYRQTIVMVTHDMDSANYADRIMYMEDGALR, from the coding sequence ATGAAAACCGTAATCAGACTGGACAAGGTAAGCAAAAGCTATACTCTTGGTGAAAAGAAAATCACAGCATTAAAGGAGTTTTCTTTTGAAGTGAAAAGCGGTGAATTTGTGGCAGTGATGGGACGAAGCGGATCCGGGAAATCTACTTTTCTTAAGATTGCAGGAACACTGGAAAAGCCAGATACCGGAGCAGTCTTCCTGAATGGAATACAGATTAACGGGCTTTCCCAAAAGAAGATCTGCAAGATCCGGCAGAAGAAAATCGGGTTTATTTTCCAACAGTATCAGTTACTGCCGGAGTATACGATCTGGGATAATGTATGCATGCCGCTTTATATCGCGCATACGGTACCGGATAAAGCTTATATCCGACAGCTTCTTGAAAAGGTCGGATTATGGGACAGGAACGGAGATTATCCGGATCAGTTATCTGGTGGAGAGCAGCAGAGAGTGGCAATTGCCCGTGCAATGGCAGCAAAGCCGGGAGTGATCCTTGCGGATGAACCGACCGGGAATCTGGACTATCAGACCGGACAGGAGATCATGAAACTGATCTGCGCATCCAGAGAGCTTTACCGTCAGACAATTGTCATGGTGACACATGATATGGACAGTGCCAATTATGCGGACAGGATTATGTATATGGAAGATGGTGCATTGCGATGA